One window from the genome of Sulfuricurvum sp. IAE1 encodes:
- a CDS encoding sigma-54-dependent Fis family transcriptional regulator, with translation MMTFDANIPNREECHTCSLTFAYKEINLLYEVAVMLTSTTDIHESVEKAMRRLKQHGYLERCALFRKKEDADELELLISIDLEPYQKKMATYRFGEGATGLAAQSREPIVIENIHNNINYLNKMGNISTQMVSYVAVPLMQDDEVIGVISANIGKNSPLNFDEIVRMLTIVGSLFVGALKVQQTITKEKESLSELKTYYKEEMQKDYKFENIVGRSTRMQQVFSMINTVAPTDATILIRGETGTGKELIATAIHNLSRRQNGPFIKLNCAAISETLLESELFGHEKGAFTDAREMRKGRFELADGGTLFLDEIGDITPSLQVKLLRILQEQEFERVGGTKTIRTNVRLVAATNRNLEEMVRKGEFREDLFYRLNVIPINLPPLRERYEDVKLLIEHYLQKFMKEHRKTMHFTKPAMELLLDYPWPGNIRELQNTMERIVLICPDGEIQPEMLSHVLPFNYQKLYMQNDIPVSPSASAVPAKELPSGPITKKTLQELEKESIIQALIDSHGIQTKAARSLGMTARQIGYKIKQYGIEV, from the coding sequence ATGATGACTTTTGATGCCAATATTCCGAACCGTGAAGAGTGCCATACCTGTTCGCTCACGTTCGCGTACAAAGAGATCAATCTTCTTTATGAAGTGGCGGTGATGCTGACCAGCACGACCGATATCCACGAAAGCGTCGAAAAAGCGATGCGCCGACTCAAACAGCACGGCTATCTCGAACGGTGCGCCCTGTTCCGCAAAAAAGAGGACGCGGACGAACTTGAACTGCTGATTTCGATCGACCTCGAACCGTATCAGAAAAAAATGGCCACATACCGCTTCGGCGAGGGAGCAACGGGGCTTGCCGCCCAAAGCCGTGAACCGATCGTCATCGAAAACATCCACAATAACATCAATTATCTCAACAAAATGGGCAACATTTCGACCCAAATGGTCTCTTACGTAGCCGTTCCGCTGATGCAAGACGATGAAGTGATCGGCGTCATATCGGCCAATATCGGGAAAAACAGCCCGCTCAATTTTGACGAAATCGTCCGGATGCTCACGATTGTCGGGTCGCTTTTTGTCGGTGCGCTCAAGGTACAGCAAACCATAACAAAAGAGAAAGAATCGCTAAGCGAACTCAAAACGTACTACAAAGAAGAGATGCAAAAAGATTATAAATTCGAAAATATAGTCGGGCGTTCGACGCGGATGCAGCAGGTGTTTTCGATGATCAATACCGTTGCCCCCACCGATGCGACGATTCTTATCCGCGGAGAAACGGGAACGGGAAAAGAACTCATCGCCACCGCGATACACAACCTGAGCCGACGCCAAAACGGCCCTTTCATCAAACTAAACTGCGCCGCCATCAGCGAAACGCTGCTGGAAAGCGAACTTTTCGGACACGAAAAAGGGGCTTTTACCGACGCACGGGAAATGCGCAAAGGGCGCTTTGAACTCGCTGACGGCGGAACCTTGTTTCTCGATGAGATCGGCGATATTACTCCTTCTTTACAGGTGAAACTGCTGCGTATACTGCAAGAACAGGAATTCGAACGGGTCGGCGGCACAAAAACGATCCGTACCAATGTCCGGCTTGTCGCGGCAACAAACCGAAACCTCGAAGAGATGGTGCGTAAAGGGGAATTCCGCGAAGACCTTTTTTATCGTCTGAATGTCATCCCGATCAACCTCCCCCCGCTGCGGGAGCGCTACGAAGACGTCAAACTGCTGATCGAGCACTATTTGCAGAAATTTATGAAAGAGCACCGCAAGACGATGCATTTCACCAAGCCGGCGATGGAGCTGCTGCTTGATTATCCGTGGCCGGGAAATATCCGTGAGCTGCAAAATACTATGGAGCGGATCGTGCTCATCTGTCCGGACGGGGAGATACAGCCGGAAATGCTGAGCCACGTTCTGCCGTTCAATTACCAAAAGCTCTACATGCAAAACGACATCCCTGTATCTCCGTCCGCTTCGGCGGTGCCGGCAAAAGAGCTTCCCAGCGGCCCGATAACCAAAAAGACGCTACAGGAACTTGAGAAAGAATCGATCATCCAGGCGTTGATCGACTCGCACGGAATTCAGACCAAAGCAGCCCGTTCATTGGGGATGACCGCCCGCCAGATCGGCTATAAAATCAAACAGTACGGGATTGAGGTATAA
- a CDS encoding diguanylate cyclase, protein MNPELSAITPSTRIGDLFPSSADCPRFEGDTIVQNLLEFFSRNDDDAVIVTRRSAHVGIVTLRDIVRVIHDSDNLGLPIRDFMTSPVETFDADTQISDVIEAIEELPYDKIVAAKGKNVLGIIDKHRLMSLCYRQITPMVKHDYTVIDSLMGLVGEGEKGLLKMATTDTLTGIGNRRLFEEVFQSYQKHSKTQDYSLYLLLLDVDNFKSINDTFGHNVGDSVLKQLAELIGASIRKTDTFVRWGGEEFAILQRYSDPMAVMKVAEQIRKKIDEHSFETIVHVTCSFGLASVRPEEDLESVFERADKALYRAKSDGKNCVRIDMG, encoded by the coding sequence ATGAATCCTGAATTATCGGCCATTACCCCATCTACGCGGATCGGAGACCTTTTTCCCTCTTCGGCGGATTGTCCGAGATTCGAGGGGGATACGATCGTCCAAAACCTGCTGGAATTTTTCTCGCGCAACGACGACGATGCGGTCATCGTAACCCGTCGGTCGGCCCATGTCGGGATCGTCACCCTCAGGGATATCGTCCGCGTCATACATGACAGCGACAACCTCGGGCTTCCGATCCGCGATTTCATGACCTCTCCCGTCGAAACTTTTGATGCCGATACCCAGATATCCGACGTAATCGAAGCGATCGAAGAGCTGCCCTACGACAAAATTGTCGCGGCAAAAGGCAAAAACGTTCTGGGAATTATCGACAAACACCGCCTGATGTCACTTTGTTACCGGCAAATCACCCCGATGGTCAAACACGACTACACGGTGATCGATTCACTGATGGGACTCGTCGGAGAGGGCGAGAAGGGGCTGTTGAAAATGGCAACGACCGACACGCTGACGGGGATCGGTAACCGCAGACTGTTTGAAGAGGTGTTTCAGTCGTATCAAAAACATTCGAAAACGCAGGATTATTCGCTCTATCTGCTGCTGCTCGACGTCGACAACTTCAAAAGCATCAACGACACGTTCGGACACAATGTCGGAGACTCGGTGCTCAAGCAACTTGCCGAACTCATCGGCGCTTCGATCCGGAAAACCGATACGTTCGTACGCTGGGGAGGGGAAGAATTTGCCATCTTGCAGCGCTACTCCGATCCGATGGCCGTGATGAAAGTGGCCGAACAGATACGTAAAAAAATAGACGAGCACAGTTTCGAGACGATCGTGCACGTCACCTGCAGTTTCGGTCTTGCATCGGTTCGTCCGGAAGAAGACCTCGAAAGTGTGTTCGAGCGTGCCGACAAAGCCCTTTACCGTGCAAAATCGGACGGTAAAAACTGCGTCCGTATCGACATGGGCTAA
- the nifT gene encoding putative nitrogen fixation protein NifT, with protein sequence MAKVMLRYDSTGAISFYVAKKDMEETIVKSEFDSEERWGGEVKLSNGETWYIEPCVKKFPSEVVAKRLGE encoded by the coding sequence ATGGCCAAGGTTATGCTGCGTTACGATTCAACGGGGGCGATTTCGTTTTACGTCGCCAAAAAAGACATGGAAGAGACGATTGTCAAATCCGAATTCGATAGCGAGGAGCGCTGGGGCGGCGAAGTTAAACTCAGTAACGGCGAAACCTGGTACATTGAGCCCTGCGTCAAAAAATTCCCTTCCGAAGTCGTCGCCAAGCGCCTCGGGGAGTGA
- a CDS encoding L-aspartate oxidase produces MLYDVVVVGSGISGLYAALYARRSGLSVALICKSSLLRSNSAVASGGINAVLHSTRRDSYRDHIADTLRGADELGRFSVVSPMVTGAEEVIRELSEMGVNFDRREDGEIAQRPFGGTNASRTCYIADKTGAAITQTLLMQCRKEGVNIFPGHVMLSIATFKEKLSGVILLRRRDSQVIAFACKSLVLAAGGYAGIYRGHSTNSQESSGDALAVALRAKMRLANMEFVQFHPTTLNGILISEAARGEGAHIVDETGTRFTDELATRDRLSRAIMEHRNAGHSVYLDFRHLGEELIEKKLPSARKHALNGAGIDITTELLPITPAAHYTMGGIWSRADTSTDIPGVFACGECAYNGVHGANRLGGNSLLEAAYFGRVAGIEAARVARKHEFQPIDYAQVDRESRYIGMILDGENRFNINTMRRNLGNNLYVNAGIFRTHDSLADALEYIHYLMKMSSGVCCVNKERSDNVELLSILEFRNSLSVAEAMVMAAMAREESRGAHYRSDFPVRDDRHYKVDTILRRLAGTFLRITFEGTVSAEWWHRIRRFFHAQ; encoded by the coding sequence ATGCTTTATGACGTCGTCGTTGTCGGAAGCGGCATTTCAGGGCTCTATGCCGCGCTGTATGCCCGTCGTTCGGGATTGAGCGTTGCATTGATTTGCAAAAGCAGTCTCCTGCGGTCGAATTCAGCCGTAGCGTCGGGGGGTATCAATGCCGTATTGCACTCAACCCGCCGCGATTCGTACCGCGACCACATCGCCGATACGCTCAGAGGGGCCGACGAATTGGGGCGTTTTAGCGTCGTAAGCCCGATGGTTACGGGGGCGGAAGAGGTGATACGGGAGCTCTCGGAGATGGGGGTCAATTTCGATCGCCGTGAAGACGGTGAAATCGCGCAAAGACCGTTCGGGGGGACCAATGCGTCGCGCACCTGCTATATCGCCGATAAAACCGGAGCGGCGATTACCCAGACGCTGCTGATGCAGTGTCGCAAGGAAGGGGTCAATATTTTCCCCGGTCACGTCATGCTCTCGATCGCGACGTTCAAGGAAAAGCTCTCCGGCGTCATTCTTCTGCGGCGCCGCGATTCCCAGGTGATCGCGTTTGCGTGCAAATCACTGGTGCTTGCGGCCGGAGGGTATGCCGGTATCTACCGCGGTCACTCGACAAATTCGCAAGAATCGAGCGGGGATGCACTTGCCGTCGCATTACGGGCAAAAATGAGGCTGGCGAACATGGAGTTCGTACAGTTCCATCCCACGACGCTCAACGGTATCCTTATCAGCGAAGCGGCCAGAGGAGAGGGGGCCCATATCGTTGATGAAACGGGAACCCGTTTTACCGACGAGCTCGCAACGCGCGACCGACTCTCACGCGCCATAATGGAGCACCGGAACGCAGGGCACAGCGTTTATCTCGACTTCCGCCATCTTGGGGAGGAATTGATCGAGAAAAAACTCCCATCCGCCCGCAAACACGCCCTCAACGGTGCGGGAATCGACATCACGACCGAACTTCTTCCGATTACCCCCGCAGCCCATTATACTATGGGAGGGATCTGGAGCCGCGCCGACACGTCGACCGATATTCCGGGTGTTTTCGCCTGCGGGGAATGCGCCTATAACGGGGTACACGGTGCCAACAGGCTCGGCGGGAACAGTCTTCTCGAAGCGGCCTATTTCGGAAGGGTTGCAGGGATTGAAGCGGCCAGGGTGGCCCGCAAACATGAATTTCAGCCCATCGACTACGCGCAGGTGGATCGGGAATCACGCTACATAGGTATGATACTTGACGGGGAGAACCGGTTCAACATCAATACGATGCGGCGCAATCTGGGGAATAATTTGTACGTTAATGCGGGAATATTCCGAACGCACGACTCGTTGGCCGACGCACTTGAGTACATCCACTACCTGATGAAAATGTCTTCAGGAGTGTGCTGCGTCAACAAAGAACGCTCCGACAACGTCGAACTTCTCTCCATACTCGAATTTCGCAACTCGCTAAGCGTAGCCGAAGCGATGGTGATGGCGGCAATGGCGCGCGAAGAGAGCAGGGGAGCCCACTATCGCAGCGATTTCCCTGTCCGGGACGACAGACATTACAAAGTCGATACGATCCTTCGCCGTCTCGCCGGAACATTTTTGCGAATCACGTTCGAAGGGACCGTATCGGCAGAGTGGTGGCATCGGATCCGCCGTTTTTTCCATGCACAATAA
- a CDS encoding aldo/keto reductase: MNHATKEGTFRYLKKFGKYSKDFYRFNGELFFPSLGLGTYKPEPYKEDNYIINFAAAVQTALRNGINLIDTAINYRYQISEREIAEAVAPMFQAGEIKRDEIIIASKAGFIPLDFPFPDNPYGWIQSHIVDAGLAEKDEIIIDQHCMSRAYLRWSCEQSLKNLEMDTIDIFYLHNPETQLGYIDRDTFYYRCEEAFREFEALRSEGKIVSYGVASWNGFLYEENHTEYVSLYALIEIARRVGGDNHGFKYLQSPFNLAKPHAMAYANQRCDDGLYYPLMHACARFEISMIGSSPLLQKNLFKRPFTPKIAELLNTVPLTDVASALQFARSAGAISTVFGAVDPSHVSDNAVLGYLGAAPAIAMQSLIKDSYAL; the protein is encoded by the coding sequence ATGAACCATGCAACCAAAGAGGGGACGTTCAGATACCTCAAGAAATTCGGGAAGTATTCAAAAGATTTTTACCGGTTCAACGGCGAACTCTTTTTCCCTTCGCTGGGGCTGGGAACCTATAAACCCGAACCCTACAAAGAGGACAACTACATCATCAATTTCGCAGCGGCGGTCCAGACGGCACTCCGAAACGGAATCAACCTGATCGACACGGCGATCAACTACCGCTACCAGATCAGCGAGCGCGAAATCGCCGAAGCGGTCGCTCCGATGTTTCAAGCCGGGGAAATCAAACGCGACGAGATCATAATCGCTTCCAAAGCGGGATTCATACCTCTTGATTTCCCGTTTCCGGACAATCCTTACGGATGGATCCAGAGTCATATCGTGGATGCGGGATTGGCGGAGAAAGACGAAATCATTATCGATCAGCACTGCATGAGCCGGGCCTATCTGCGCTGGAGTTGCGAACAGTCGCTTAAAAATCTTGAAATGGACACTATAGACATTTTCTATCTTCACAATCCCGAAACCCAGCTCGGCTACATCGACCGCGATACGTTTTACTACCGATGCGAAGAGGCATTCCGCGAATTCGAAGCGCTGCGATCGGAGGGTAAAATCGTCTCGTACGGCGTTGCGTCGTGGAACGGTTTTTTGTACGAAGAAAATCACACTGAATACGTATCGCTGTATGCGTTAATCGAAATCGCCCGCCGCGTCGGAGGGGACAACCACGGTTTTAAATACCTGCAATCTCCTTTCAACCTTGCCAAGCCTCACGCCATGGCCTATGCGAACCAACGGTGCGATGACGGACTCTACTATCCTCTGATGCACGCCTGTGCTCGATTCGAGATAAGCATGATCGGGTCATCGCCTTTGCTGCAGAAAAATCTGTTCAAACGCCCGTTCACGCCGAAAATCGCCGAGCTACTCAATACGGTCCCCCTAACCGATGTCGCCAGTGCGTTGCAGTTTGCCCGCAGCGCCGGAGCGATCAGTACGGTGTTCGGTGCGGTAGATCCCTCGCACGTCAGCGACAACGCGGTACTCGGTTATCTGGGCGCCGCACCGGCAATCGCTATGCAAAGTCTGATAAAGGATTCGTATGCTTTATGA
- a CDS encoding iron-sulfur cluster assembly scaffold protein, with product MARDTLIGGALWEEYSSEVQRRMNDPVNMGEITQEEADKESKQLIIADFGAESCGDAVRLYWLIDPKNDVIVKSRFKSFGCGTAIASSDMMAELCMEKTVDEALKITNIDVEKALRDDPDIPAVPGQKMHCSVMAYDVIKKAASLYKGVDMSEFETEFIVCECARVSLDTLKEVIRLNKLDSIEQIVDYTKAGGFCKSCVKPGGHEKKDLYLVDLLAEVKEELEKEAISKKIKEAKADGDFNAMSLVQKIKTIESILEEYIRPTLKADGGDVELVDLKEIEGGYELYIKYKGECMSCSMNTTTTLAGIEDMLKFKLKANLRVLVI from the coding sequence ATGGCACGCGATACACTGATCGGCGGAGCGTTATGGGAAGAATATTCATCGGAAGTGCAGCGGCGGATGAACGACCCGGTAAACATGGGCGAGATCACCCAGGAAGAGGCCGACAAAGAATCCAAACAGCTCATTATCGCCGATTTCGGAGCGGAAAGCTGCGGCGATGCGGTACGGCTGTATTGGCTCATCGATCCCAAGAACGACGTCATCGTGAAAAGCCGGTTCAAAAGTTTCGGCTGCGGCACTGCGATCGCCAGTTCGGACATGATGGCCGAGCTGTGCATGGAAAAAACGGTGGACGAGGCTCTGAAAATTACCAACATAGACGTCGAAAAAGCGTTGCGCGACGACCCGGATATCCCGGCGGTACCGGGGCAAAAAATGCACTGTTCGGTTATGGCGTATGACGTGATAAAAAAAGCGGCATCCCTGTACAAGGGGGTTGATATGAGCGAGTTCGAGACCGAATTCATCGTCTGTGAATGCGCCCGTGTGAGCCTGGACACACTCAAAGAGGTAATCCGCCTCAACAAACTCGATTCTATCGAACAAATCGTCGATTACACCAAGGCCGGGGGCTTTTGCAAATCGTGCGTCAAACCCGGAGGGCACGAGAAAAAAGATCTCTATCTCGTCGATCTTCTCGCCGAAGTGAAAGAGGAACTCGAAAAAGAAGCGATCAGCAAAAAGATCAAAGAAGCTAAAGCCGACGGCGATTTCAACGCAATGAGCCTCGTTCAGAAAATCAAGACGATCGAGTCGATTCTCGAAGAGTACATTCGACCGACCCTCAAAGCTGACGGCGGGGACGTCGAACTCGTCGATCTTAAAGAAATCGAGGGCGGATACGAGCTGTATATTAAATACAAAGGGGAATGCATGAGCTGTTCGATGAACACCACCACCACGCTAGCGGGAATCGAAGACATGCTCAAATTCAAGCTAAAAGCCAATCTAAGAGTCCTGGTGATCTGA
- a CDS encoding P-II family nitrogen regulator, with amino-acid sequence MVQITAVFNKHCLNDVLRELFDNLIEGVTVMDVIGKGSLGIAEKNNAPDLYPKVMIIIVVSDDKHKEIAMECIRSHTQDLGHGAGKMWITPVLEVERIRTGEKDETALTQPTPRATSKSNTFFTAVDTPSS; translated from the coding sequence ATGGTCCAGATTACCGCCGTATTTAACAAACACTGTCTTAATGACGTTCTGCGTGAACTGTTCGACAACCTGATCGAAGGAGTCACCGTTATGGATGTGATCGGAAAAGGCTCGCTTGGCATTGCCGAAAAAAACAATGCACCCGATCTTTATCCCAAAGTGATGATCATCATCGTCGTTTCCGACGACAAACACAAAGAGATCGCAATGGAGTGCATCCGTTCCCATACACAGGATTTGGGGCACGGCGCGGGCAAAATGTGGATCACTCCGGTTTTGGAAGTCGAACGGATCCGTACGGGAGAGAAAGATGAAACCGCATTGACACAGCCGACACCGCGCGCCACCAGCAAAAGCAACACGTTCTTCACTGCCGTCGATACCCCCTCGAGCTGA
- the aspS gene encoding aspartate--tRNA ligase, producing MRSHFCTELSDADIGQEVVLCGWANSYRDHGGIVFIDLRDKSGLIQLVCDPADNAHAHKVASEVRDEFVLIAKGRVRARGEGLANPRLKTGSIEVVVEDLVIENRSEPVPFVIGDNSVGEETRLKYRYLDLRNPNAFETFKMRSKAAIAARNVLDSLGFLEVETPILTKSTPEGARDYLVPSRVHEGEFYALPQSPQLFKQLLMVGGFDRYFQIAKCFRDEDLRADRQPEFTQIDVEMSFCNQEDVIRVAEELIKGMFAAAGHEVHIPFNRIKYNDAMELYGSDKPDLRYDLKMVDVIDIFARCDNEIFTSIAANPKMNRIKALRVPGADLVFSKREMKSFEDFVRKFGAKGLGYFQMKEDGLKGPLEKFFTPEDLQLLVERTGMEVGDVVFFGAGDKKTVWDYMGRFRIFIAEHEKMNLIDKDRFEFVWVVDFPMFEIEDGRVKALHHPFTMPRDLNHEHIEDIESIAYDIVLNGTELGGGSIRIHKQALQEEIFKLLGIGEEEAQEKFGFLLDALKFGAPPHGGFAIGFDRFMMLLSKKDSIRDVIAFPKTQKASCIMTDAPSPVEITQLRELHIRLRESAK from the coding sequence TTGAGAAGTCATTTTTGTACCGAACTATCAGACGCCGATATCGGCCAGGAGGTCGTACTGTGCGGCTGGGCTAACAGCTATCGTGACCACGGGGGGATCGTATTCATCGACCTTCGCGACAAAAGCGGGCTGATCCAGCTCGTTTGTGACCCTGCCGACAACGCACATGCCCACAAAGTGGCGAGCGAAGTACGAGACGAATTCGTCCTCATCGCCAAAGGGCGCGTCCGTGCCCGTGGCGAAGGGCTGGCCAATCCGCGTCTCAAAACCGGATCGATCGAAGTCGTCGTAGAGGATCTGGTGATCGAAAACCGTTCCGAGCCGGTCCCGTTCGTCATCGGCGACAACAGCGTCGGCGAAGAGACCCGCCTTAAATACCGTTACCTTGACCTGCGCAATCCGAATGCGTTCGAAACGTTTAAAATGCGTTCCAAAGCGGCGATTGCCGCACGCAATGTACTCGATTCGCTTGGATTCTTGGAGGTCGAAACCCCGATCCTCACCAAATCGACTCCGGAAGGTGCGCGTGACTACCTCGTTCCCAGCCGTGTTCACGAGGGTGAGTTCTACGCCCTTCCCCAGTCTCCACAGCTGTTCAAGCAGCTGCTGATGGTCGGCGGCTTTGACCGTTACTTCCAGATCGCCAAATGTTTCCGCGACGAAGACCTGCGCGCCGATCGCCAGCCCGAGTTTACCCAGATCGACGTTGAGATGAGTTTCTGTAACCAAGAAGACGTCATCCGCGTCGCCGAAGAGCTGATCAAAGGGATGTTCGCTGCGGCGGGGCATGAAGTCCATATCCCTTTCAACCGCATCAAATACAACGATGCGATGGAACTTTACGGTTCGGACAAACCCGATCTGCGCTATGACCTCAAAATGGTCGACGTCATCGACATTTTCGCCCGCTGCGACAACGAGATCTTCACGAGTATCGCCGCCAACCCGAAAATGAACCGGATCAAAGCACTCCGCGTACCGGGTGCCGATCTTGTCTTTTCCAAGCGCGAAATGAAAAGCTTCGAGGATTTCGTCCGCAAATTCGGAGCAAAAGGGCTCGGATATTTCCAGATGAAAGAAGACGGTCTCAAAGGGCCGCTGGAGAAATTCTTCACTCCTGAAGATCTCCAACTCCTCGTAGAACGTACCGGCATGGAAGTGGGCGACGTCGTCTTCTTCGGTGCGGGGGACAAAAAAACCGTCTGGGATTACATGGGGCGCTTCCGTATCTTTATCGCCGAGCACGAGAAGATGAACCTGATCGACAAAGACCGCTTCGAATTTGTGTGGGTCGTCGATTTCCCGATGTTCGAGATCGAAGACGGCCGTGTAAAAGCCCTTCACCACCCGTTCACGATGCCGCGTGACCTGAACCACGAACATATCGAGGATATCGAGTCGATCGCGTACGACATCGTCCTCAACGGTACCGAACTCGGCGGCGGATCGATCCGTATCCATAAACAGGCACTGCAGGAAGAGATTTTCAAGCTTCTCGGCATCGGCGAAGAAGAGGCCCAGGAGAAATTCGGCTTCCTCCTCGACGCGCTCAAATTCGGAGCGCCTCCGCACGGCGGATTTGCGATCGGTTTTGACCGCTTCATGATGCTCTTGTCGAAAAAAGACTCTATCCGTGACGTCATCGCATTCCCGAAAACCCAAAAAGCGTCGTGCATCATGACCGACGCACCAAGCCCGGTAGAAATCACGCAGCTGCGTGAACTGCACATTCGCCTCCGCGAAAGCGCCAAATAA
- a CDS encoding adenylate kinase — MKKLFLIIGAPGSGKTTDAAMIAERNTQTVAHYSTGDLLRAEVSSGSERGRVIDSFISKGLIVPIDIAIETITGAIKASAADVILFDGYPRSFEQMSELDKFLSSDDSIELVSVIEVVVSETVARDRVLGRARGADDDEKVFNNRMKVYTDPLPEIQRFYEAKGVLRKIDGERGIEAIVDDMETFIKSKI, encoded by the coding sequence ATGAAAAAACTTTTTCTCATCATCGGCGCTCCGGGTTCGGGAAAAACGACCGATGCGGCGATGATCGCCGAGCGCAACACCCAGACCGTGGCCCACTACTCGACCGGCGATCTGCTACGCGCCGAAGTCTCCAGCGGAAGCGAACGGGGACGCGTTATCGACAGTTTCATCAGCAAAGGGCTGATCGTCCCGATCGATATCGCCATCGAGACGATCACGGGCGCGATCAAGGCTTCTGCGGCTGATGTCATCCTCTTCGACGGCTATCCCCGTTCATTTGAGCAGATGAGTGAATTGGACAAGTTTCTCTCTTCCGATGACTCTATCGAACTCGTCAGCGTCATCGAGGTCGTCGTCAGCGAAACGGTTGCGCGAGACCGCGTTCTCGGTCGCGCACGCGGTGCGGATGACGATGAAAAAGTGTTCAACAACCGGATGAAAGTCTATACCGATCCCCTGCCGGAGATTCAACGCTTCTACGAAGCCAAAGGTGTGCTCCGCAAGATTGACGGCGAACGCGGTATCGAAGCTATCGTCGACGATATGGAAACTTTCATCAAATCAAAAATCTAA
- the adk gene encoding adenylate kinase → MKIILLGAPGAGKGTQAQFLTKAFDIPQISTGDMLRAAIKAGTELGVLAKSFMDAGKLVTDDIIIGLVKERIKEEDCRNGFLLDGFPRTVPQADALKEAGVAIDAVIEIDVPDNVIVERMSGRRAHLASGRTYHVVYNPPKVEGKDDVTGEDLVQRDDDKAEVVLDRLRVYHEQTAPLVGYYKTLSAADSSVKYITIDGTQPIDTVEKEILERLK, encoded by the coding sequence ATGAAAATTATTCTTTTGGGAGCGCCGGGTGCCGGCAAAGGTACTCAGGCACAGTTTTTGACCAAAGCGTTCGACATCCCCCAGATTTCCACGGGCGACATGCTCCGCGCGGCTATCAAAGCGGGAACGGAACTCGGAGTTCTGGCCAAATCGTTCATGGATGCGGGCAAACTGGTTACCGACGACATTATCATCGGACTGGTCAAAGAACGGATCAAAGAGGAAGATTGCCGCAACGGCTTTTTGCTTGACGGGTTCCCCCGCACCGTTCCCCAGGCAGACGCACTCAAAGAAGCCGGCGTAGCCATCGATGCGGTCATCGAAATCGACGTTCCCGATAACGTTATCGTCGAACGTATGTCGGGGCGTCGCGCACACCTTGCATCCGGGCGTACTTACCATGTCGTCTACAACCCTCCAAAAGTAGAAGGCAAAGACGACGTTACGGGTGAAGACCTGGTTCAGCGCGACGACGACAAAGCCGAAGTGGTTCTTGACCGTCTGCGCGTTTATCATGAGCAGACCGCGCCGCTGGTCGGATACTACAAAACCCTATCCGCCGCCGACTCCTCGGTGAAATACATCACGATCGACGGAACGCAGCCCATCGATACGGTTGAAAAAGAGATCCTCGAGCGCCTCAAATAA
- a CDS encoding molybdopterin-binding protein, with product MKTPHFYAVIIGSEILNARRIDKHFTFVRDALLARGHALFASMIIKDDSRLIRDTFTMVRNDPDAVMFSFGGIGSTPDDLTRAIAAEVFGDGKLYPHDKFRSDIVERFGDAAYPHRIHMADLPRDAGLLHNVINNMSGFFLQERYFFMPGFPEMSHPMVNEALDRFYPRSQPTFRKTLIAQTSENTLIDVMKRLPESVDFSSLPMLKEGMASVEISVASSDEEESRHCLELFVTFLENQKIDYELI from the coding sequence ATGAAAACACCTCATTTTTATGCCGTCATCATCGGATCGGAGATTCTCAACGCCCGCCGTATCGACAAACATTTCACCTTCGTTCGCGATGCCCTTCTCGCACGCGGTCACGCACTCTTCGCATCGATGATCATCAAAGACGATTCCCGCCTCATCCGCGATACGTTCACGATGGTTCGCAACGATCCCGATGCTGTCATGTTCAGCTTCGGAGGGATCGGTTCGACCCCCGATGACCTGACGCGCGCGATCGCCGCAGAGGTGTTCGGCGACGGTAAACTCTACCCTCACGATAAGTTTCGTTCGGATATTGTCGAGCGCTTCGGCGATGCGGCCTATCCCCACCGGATTCACATGGCGGACCTTCCGCGAGACGCAGGCCTGCTGCACAACGTCATCAACAACATGTCGGGATTTTTTTTGCAGGAGCGTTATTTTTTCATGCCGGGTTTTCCCGAAATGTCCCATCCCATGGTGAACGAGGCGCTCGATCGCTTCTATCCCCGCTCCCAACCGACCTTCCGTAAAACGCTGATTGCCCAGACAAGCGAAAACACGCTGATCGATGTGATGAAGCGGTTGCCCGAATCGGTCGATTTCTCCTCGCTTCCGATGCTCAAAGAGGGAATGGCGAGTGTAGAAATTTCGGTAGCTTCGAGTGACGAAGAGGAGAGCCGGCACTGCCTCGAGCTTTTTGTCACGTTTCTCGAAAACCAAAAAATAGATTACGAATTAATCTAA